One Trichormus variabilis 0441 genomic window, TTTGTTTTACAAGGGTGGGCCGGCAATGTGGCCTTTGCTAGCTCTGTCGATATTATCCTTGAGTGTAATTTTTGAGCGCCTTTGGTTCTGGTTGCGACTTTTCTCACAAGAAAAAGCGATCGTTGACCGAGTTCTAGATGCAGCTCATGATAACTGGGAAATAGCGGCGGATATTGCCAGACAGGCTACAGACCAACCAATTGGCCGATTTCTCTATGCTCCCTTACATTTACAAAAAACTGACGCAGAAACTTTTCGATTAGCACTGGAGTCCACAGCAGAGGACGAATTAGCCGGAATGCGTCGGGGCGAAAAGTTATTAGAAGCTGTTATTGCCCTCGCTCCCCTACTCGGATTGTTGGGTACAGTTTTAGGTTTAATCCAGTCTTTACGCTCAATTCGCATTGGTGATTTGGGAACTGAATCGGCGGCTGGAGTAACAACGGGTATTGGTGAATCCTTAATTAGTACGGCAGCAGGGCTAATAGTTGCCATTGTTAGTTTGGTATTTTACCGACTATTTCAAAGTTTTGTGGTCAATCAACTAAAAGTTTTCCGTAAAGCCGGGAATGAAATGGAATTGTTATATCGCCAGTCTCCACCTGATTTGAGCAACCCCAGACCAGCAATTGTCCGTGATGCTTTACCTAGCAAAACTGGTAGGGGTAAGTTTTCACAACCACCTGAACCACCAAATTTACCTTAGTTAGGATTTGCGCCACAAGACTCTTCATTTTTTGAGGATGGGACTAGGGGTTTGAATCAACTCAAAATTCAAAATAAAGGGAGTGTCGCGGTTGTAAACATGAAACATTTGCTGTGACTAGGTGTAGGGATTAGAAGAAGAACAATATTTATGAGGTATCTTGATTTAATTATTAGTTCCCTTACACCCTTACACCTTTACACCCCTACCTAAGAGCCAAGAAAGCACACTCAATATTAGGCATAAGCATGAAACGATGAAAGTTAATTTACATACCCCAGTTGAAGACGTACAAATCCAAATTATTCCCTTAATTGACGTTGTTTTTTGTATTCTGACCTTCTTTTTATTGGCAGCTTTGCAATTTACTCGACAGCAGGCTATCAATGTTGACTTGCCAAAAGCCAGTACCAGTACAGCCGCCGGGATAAATTCTACAGGAGGTAGCCAAATTGTTAGTGTAGATGCTGTTGGTAATACTTATATAGAAAAAGAACTGGTGAGAAGAGACGAGTTAGCACAAAGATTGAGACAGTATGTGCAAGCAAACCCTAGTGGTGTTTTAGTACTCAATGCTTCACGCACAGCTACTTATAACGATGTGGTTGAGGTCTTAGATTTGTTGCGGCAGGTGGGAGGCGATCGCGTATCCTTAGGAATTATCCCTACTTCTGCCCAAACCCAACCAAATTTTTCCAACTTCCCCATTAATCCTGGTGCAGCACCCATACCCAACACCGCACCAATCCCAGGAATTAATCCCCCACCTAGTGAACTTAGCCCCCAATTACCTACAGACCCTAATCAACCTCCAAGCGGACAAGGTACTATTCCCCTAAATCCTGACTTTTCTCCAGCCGTTCCCCAGGCTCCCGTAGCACCAGGTACTAATCCTGCACCGCAACAATGAGATGTGGTAATTGGTAATTGGTAATGGGGAATACAGTCAAAATTCACCTTTTCGATTGCTCCCCTTCGACTTACCTCGACTTCACTTGGTACAAGTCCCTCAGCGTAAGCCTATTTCCTCATCTCCCCTGAAACCTAAAGATATCTAGAATATTTTTTCATTGGAGAAAATATTTCTGGTAACTTACAAATAATTGGTTAAGCTTCAAATTCAAATACAGCAGTTTGCAATTCAGGGAAGTTATGGAATCCATAACACGCC contains:
- a CDS encoding MotA/TolQ/ExbB proton channel family protein, coding for MDIIDLFYKGGPAMWPLLALSILSLSVIFERLWFWLRLFSQEKAIVDRVLDAAHDNWEIAADIARQATDQPIGRFLYAPLHLQKTDAETFRLALESTAEDELAGMRRGEKLLEAVIALAPLLGLLGTVLGLIQSLRSIRIGDLGTESAAGVTTGIGESLISTAAGLIVAIVSLVFYRLFQSFVVNQLKVFRKAGNEMELLYRQSPPDLSNPRPAIVRDALPSKTGRGKFSQPPEPPNLP
- a CDS encoding biopolymer transporter ExbD — its product is MKVNLHTPVEDVQIQIIPLIDVVFCILTFFLLAALQFTRQQAINVDLPKASTSTAAGINSTGGSQIVSVDAVGNTYIEKELVRRDELAQRLRQYVQANPSGVLVLNASRTATYNDVVEVLDLLRQVGGDRVSLGIIPTSAQTQPNFSNFPINPGAAPIPNTAPIPGINPPPSELSPQLPTDPNQPPSGQGTIPLNPDFSPAVPQAPVAPGTNPAPQQ